The nucleotide window CTGGTACTTCCCCTAGCGCGGTCGGTCTTCACTATTTCGCAATGGTAATGCCGGGAACGGGGGCTCCAACGGGCTGCACCATCATTTGGAACAGTTGATATAACATGCCGAAAGCCTTGGCATTGCGGATCTCTCTCGGCTTATCCGGCGTCGGCTTCCGGATCCCGTAGTATCGGTCTGCATACCGTACCGACACGGCGGCGTTCTCCAATGCGCTTTCGGATTCTTCAATCGTCAAAAGGCGAGTCGTATCCAGATCATGGCCGGTGAATTCCCGCGCGACCCGCGCCAGGAACTCCAAGATGGAGTTGAAGCTACGTAGCGTGATCTGCCCCGTCATGGGAATTTCCCCGCCTGGAAACCCGGGCCGAATGTCGACGAGAATGTCGTTCGGCGGCCATTCCCTCAGACGATCCGCCAATTCTCGACGCACCGCATCGTCCACTTCATGCGGGCGATAGTTTGCGATCAAGATGCGCATGCGGTTCAGCCGATACCTCTTGTCTCCGGCCGACTTCCATTTATAACCTTTGTCCAAGGCGGCCAACACATCTCCGGGAGCGAGACCCCCCGGCAACGCCCCGATCCAAGCTTCCTCCGACATGACAGGATCGATATGTAGCCGATGCTCGTCATAGAGCGATGCCAAATGACCCACGCGTCGTTGGAATTCTTCATATTCCTCGGGGCGTCCAGGATCATTCAAGTACACAACCGTTCCGGCGTCGGATTGAATCCGCAAGGAACTGGCCGCCATTTGCAGCGCCATGCCGACGTCCGCGCCGACCTCGAGCAATTTGAGAACTTTTCTTTCATCCAAGGGAGTTAGAAGGCGCGTGGTGAATTCCTCACCATCGATCGGCACGATGGTGATGGTCGGGTTTTCAGCGGCTGTCGCACTGAACAGCGGGCCGACCAATCCTCGAGCATCTCCTTCCGGTGGTGTAATACCCGCGCTTACGCGGAAGTCGAACGTAGCCGCGACACTGGAGACCTTCGTGAAATGTAGCGGCTGGTAAAATCGAGCGCGAATGATGTTCAACAACAGTTGCTCGCTGGTCACCCGTTCTACGCTTCGATCATAAGCCAACACCGCGTGATGAAGCGCGGTCGGCGAGATACATCCCATGAGAAGAGACATCACGCCCACTACGCACGCGGGCGTGAAAGCATATGTGCATCCTGAGAAAGGGCGGCCCACAATTGTATCTTATCCAGATAATTGGGCAGACCCACTAGGGAAATCCACAGTACGCCTTTATTCAACTGTAGGGCATGTTCTCGATTGGCTTTCAAGCTAGGACGCGGGCGATCCGCATCAGCACCGCATCACGAATGTCGTCGGAATTTATCATATCTCGTCGCGTGCAGAGGGATATGCATTTTATTGAGATATGTATTTTGTTGAAAGGCGCGGCTTCTCGACAGGAGCGATATAGAAGCGGCGGAAGATCATAAACAGTTGCGGCAAGACATATCATCTCAACGCTCGGTCGGCCGCCGAGCTGAGTTGCAGAAAACGAGCTGAAACGTTTCCGTATGGGAGGGCAGCATGAAAGACAAACCAGCCGATCAGACCACCTCGATATGGATGGCAACGGCGAATCCACCGGAGTTGTCGCCGCTCCAGCAATCATCGCGCGCCGACGTATGCGTCATCGGCGCGGGTATAGCGGGGCTCTCCGTGGCCTATGGCCTGGCGCGCGAGGGAAAGTCTGTCATCGTCTTGGATGACGGCCGCATCGGGAGCGGAATGACCGAGCGCACGACAGCCCATCTTTCGAATGAAATCGACGACACCTATACGGAGATCGAACGGTTGCACGGCCGAGAAGGCGCGCGCATTGCGGCCGCAAGTCACACGGCGGCTATCGATCGAATCGAAACCATCGTGCGAGAAGAGGAGATAGACTGTGATTTCGAACGCCTGGATGGATATCTCTTTCCGACAGGGGAACAAGCCGAGCATTTCCTCAAACAGGAAATGGAAGCCGTTGAGCGCGCCGGTCTCGGGGTGGAGCGGCTCGATCGCGCCCCCGTAATCCCGCTCGCGCCTGGTCCTTGTTTGCGCTTTCCCCGCCAAGGACAGTTCCACCCGTTACGATATCTCATCGGCCTGGCCGCCGCGATTCACCGGCAAGGAGGCCGCATCCATACCGGAACCCATGTCCGCCGAGTGCAGGGAGGAGCCGAGGCGCAAGTGGAAACAGACGACGGACGGCGCATCATGGCCGGCTCGATCGTGGTCGCCACCAACAACCCTATCAACGACCTTGTCGCCATTCATACCAAGCAAGCCCCCTACACAACCTATGTCATCGGCGCACGGGTGCCGGCCGGCTCCGTGCCCAAAGCCCTCTATTGGGATACGGAAGATCCGTACCATTATGTCCGGACCCAGCGGGTCAAGACGGCGAAGAACGCATATGATTGTTTGGTGGTCGGTGGAGAGGACCACAAGACAGGACAGGCTCAGGATGGTCAGGCCCGTCATGCGCGCCTGGAACAATGGGCACGAGAGCGGTTTCCCATGATTGAACATATCGAGTATCGTTGGTCGGGACAGGTCATGGAGACGGTGGACGGCATTGGATTCATCGGGCGAAATCCCGGTGACGAAGAGAACGTCTACATCGCCACGGGCGACTCGGGGATGGGCATGACGCACGGCACGATCGCCGGCATCCTGATCACGGATCTCATCATGGGACGTCATTCCGCATGGAGTACGCTGTACGACCCGGCCCGTAAGTCATTGGGCGCCGCCGGGGAGTATGCGAAGGAAAATATCAACGTGGCCGCGCAGTATACGGATTGGGTGACGGCCGGAGACGCGCAGTCCGTCGAAGAAATCCGAAACAACAGCGGAGCAGTCATTCGTCGCGGACTGGCGAAGGTCGCCGTCTATCGTGATGACGCGGGATCGCTTCATGAACGATCGGCGGTTTGCACGCACTTAGGATGCATCGTGGGATGGAACGACACCGAGAAAACTTGGGATTGCCCTTGCCACGGCTCTCGGTTCGACAAGCTGGGCAAAGTTATCACCGGTCCGGCCAACAGTGATCTTGCTCCTTCCTAATTGCGAAAGAAGGCCTCGACGATCCGGACAAATTGCAGACGAGTCCGCCGGTCGAGCGGCGCGATTCGACGATCAACGTCACAAACAATCCACAAAACGAAGGCGAGTGGTGTATCATTCGTTTATCACAGCGAGGGCGACTTCACGCGAACGAGCGTTGGTTTCCGGACCGGCGGCCGTTTGATTACCTGCTCATGCGTGGGCCACTGCTTCTTGTCGGGAAGTGAGACGGACAGGGGGCGGCCGGTTTTCGCCGATCGGTACAGGGCCTCGACAATCGCCACATCGATCAGGCCTTCCAGCCCGGAGGGTTCCGGAGTGCGATCGTTGAGAATGCAATCCGAGAAATACAGAAGCTCCGGCGCAAACTGATCCCGGCTTGCGTATCGCCGGGATCGGCTTTTGCCGTTGAGCGCGATGTTTTGCTCGAGTTCGCCCACATATTCATAGGCCGGATCCATCCGCACATGGCCTTTCGTGCCGACCACTTCATAGGCCGAGACATCGGCTGCGCCGAAACTACAGACAAAGGTCGCGAGCCGGTTGCCCGGAAATTCCAGCCAGGCCGTCGTCATCTCATCGACTTCTCGAAAACGACGGTCGGTTCCCTTGACCATAGAGGCGCTGACTTTTGTCGGGTTGGCTTGATAGATGTACCGGGCCGCATTGATGCAATAGACGCCGATGTCATACAGCGACCCACCGCCTAACTCGGCCTCCACCCGAATGTCCCCTTCGCGGACTTGCATGGTGAAGACCGAATTGAACAGTCGGAGGTTGCCGAGCTTGCCGGACCTGGCCAGCTCAACGGTGTTCATGTTGGCCTCTTCGAAATGCAGCCGGTACGCGACCATCAATTTGGTATCGGCCTTGTCGGCCGCTTGGATCATGCGCCGGCATTCCTGCGCCGTGACCGCCATGGGCTTTTCGCACAGCACATGGATTCCCGCCTTGGCCGCGCGGACGGCATAGTCGCAATGCAGGCTGTTGGGCAGCGCGATGTACACGGCGTCGATATGACCTTCCCGCAGGCATTGGTCGTACTCGCGATACGAATAGCAGTAGGGAACCTCATACCGACGGGACAACTGCTTCAGTTTTTGGGGATCATCCGAGACCAACGCCGTCAGTTCGGAGTTTCTTTCCGCGTTGCCGAAGGCTGGTATCACCGCCA belongs to Candidatus Nitrospira nitrificans and includes:
- a CDS encoding FAD-dependent oxidoreductase, encoding MKDKPADQTTSIWMATANPPELSPLQQSSRADVCVIGAGIAGLSVAYGLAREGKSVIVLDDGRIGSGMTERTTAHLSNEIDDTYTEIERLHGREGARIAAASHTAAIDRIETIVREEEIDCDFERLDGYLFPTGEQAEHFLKQEMEAVERAGLGVERLDRAPVIPLAPGPCLRFPRQGQFHPLRYLIGLAAAIHRQGGRIHTGTHVRRVQGGAEAQVETDDGRRIMAGSIVVATNNPINDLVAIHTKQAPYTTYVIGARVPAGSVPKALYWDTEDPYHYVRTQRVKTAKNAYDCLVVGGEDHKTGQAQDGQARHARLEQWARERFPMIEHIEYRWSGQVMETVDGIGFIGRNPGDEENVYIATGDSGMGMTHGTIAGILITDLIMGRHSAWSTLYDPARKSLGAAGEYAKENINVAAQYTDWVTAGDAQSVEEIRNNSGAVIRRGLAKVAVYRDDAGSLHERSAVCTHLGCIVGWNDTEKTWDCPCHGSRFDKLGKVITGPANSDLAPS
- a CDS encoding Gfo/Idh/MocA family protein, which translates into the protein MPLRTVPTKPSTVRRPGSRSQARPVRYAVVGLGHIAQVAVIPAFGNAERNSELTALVSDDPQKLKQLSRRYEVPYCYSYREYDQCLREGHIDAVYIALPNSLHCDYAVRAAKAGIHVLCEKPMAVTAQECRRMIQAADKADTKLMVAYRLHFEEANMNTVELARSGKLGNLRLFNSVFTMQVREGDIRVEAELGGGSLYDIGVYCINAARYIYQANPTKVSASMVKGTDRRFREVDEMTTAWLEFPGNRLATFVCSFGAADVSAYEVVGTKGHVRMDPAYEYVGELEQNIALNGKSRSRRYASRDQFAPELLYFSDCILNDRTPEPSGLEGLIDVAIVEALYRSAKTGRPLSVSLPDKKQWPTHEQVIKRPPVRKPTLVRVKSPSL